A region of Massilia sp. WG5 DNA encodes the following proteins:
- the rfbD gene encoding dTDP-4-dehydrorhamnose reductase, producing MKILLTGKDGQLGFELVRALAPLGEVAAIGRADCDLGDAEALRALVRRIAPELIVNPAAYTAVDKAEAERDAAFAINARVPGILGEEAARLGALVVHYSTDYVFDGAGQAPYTEADPAAPQSVYGSSKLAGERALAQACPRHLILRTSWVVGTHGGNFAKTMLRLAAERDHLTVVDDQFGAPTSAALLADLTAHLVRQYTREGKDGFPYGTYHVAATGETSWCDYARFVLGSARDAGSLLRAGPGDVLPVKTAAYPTAAKRPSNSRLDTSLFRRTFGLRLPPWQEGVRQVLRHILPRENDV from the coding sequence ATGAAGATCCTGTTGACGGGCAAGGACGGACAGCTCGGCTTCGAGCTGGTGCGCGCGCTGGCGCCGCTCGGCGAGGTCGCCGCGATCGGCCGCGCGGACTGCGACCTGGGCGATGCCGAGGCACTACGCGCGCTGGTGCGCCGCATTGCGCCTGAGCTCATCGTCAACCCGGCCGCCTACACCGCCGTCGACAAGGCGGAAGCCGAGCGCGATGCGGCGTTTGCGATCAACGCCCGCGTGCCCGGCATCCTGGGCGAGGAGGCCGCGCGCCTCGGTGCGCTGGTCGTCCATTACTCGACCGACTACGTGTTCGACGGCGCCGGGCAGGCGCCCTATACGGAAGCGGATCCAGCCGCGCCGCAAAGCGTGTACGGCAGCAGCAAGCTGGCCGGTGAACGCGCGCTGGCCCAGGCTTGCCCGCGCCACCTGATCTTGCGCACCAGTTGGGTGGTGGGTACGCACGGCGGCAATTTTGCGAAGACCATGCTGCGCCTGGCGGCCGAACGCGACCACCTGACCGTCGTCGACGACCAGTTCGGCGCCCCGACCTCCGCCGCCTTGCTGGCCGACCTGACGGCCCACCTGGTCCGGCAATACACGCGTGAAGGCAAGGACGGCTTCCCTTATGGGACCTACCATGTCGCGGCCACAGGCGAGACCAGCTGGTGCGATTACGCCCGCTTCGTGCTCGGTAGCGCGCGCGATGCGGGCAGCCTCTTGCGGGCCGGTCCCGGGGACGTGCTGCCGGTGAAGACGGCGGCCTACCCGACCGCGGCAAAACGCCCGTCCAATTCGCGGCTCGACACCAGCCTGTTCCGCCGCACCTTCGGCCTGCGACTGCCGCCCTGGCAGGAAGGGGTACGCCAGGTGCTGCGGCACATTCTTCCAAGGGAAAACGATGTTTGA
- the rfbB gene encoding dTDP-glucose 4,6-dehydratase, whose protein sequence is MILTTGGAGFIGSNFVLDWLAGSSEPVLNLDKLTYAGNLENLAGLRGDPRHIFVQGDIGDAALLARLLDEHRPRALINFAAESHVDRSIHGPEDFIQTNIVGTFRLLEAVRAYWSGLTPAGQAAFRFLHVSTDEVYGSLGKDAPAFRETSRYEPNSPYSASKAAGDHLVRAWRHTYGLPVLTTNCSNNYGPYHFPEKLIPLCIHNALAGKPLPIYGDGQQRRDWLYVKDHCAAIRRVLEAGQVGEVYNVGGWNEKANLEVVTTLCDILDELKPRPDARSYREQIAFVADRPGHDRRYAIDAGKLERELGWKPAETFETGIRKTVRWYLDNQDWVNKVTSGAYRDWVGRQYGTQGGDT, encoded by the coding sequence ATGATCCTGACCACCGGCGGCGCCGGCTTCATCGGCAGTAACTTTGTGCTGGACTGGCTTGCCGGTTCCAGCGAGCCCGTGCTCAACCTGGACAAGCTGACCTATGCCGGCAACCTCGAGAACCTCGCCGGCCTGCGCGGCGACCCGCGGCACATCTTCGTGCAGGGCGATATCGGCGACGCCGCGCTGCTGGCCCGCCTGCTGGACGAGCACCGCCCGCGCGCGCTCATCAACTTCGCGGCCGAGAGCCACGTCGACCGCAGCATCCACGGCCCCGAAGACTTCATCCAGACGAATATCGTCGGCACCTTCCGCCTGCTCGAAGCGGTGCGCGCGTACTGGAGCGGCCTGACGCCGGCGGGGCAGGCGGCGTTCCGCTTCCTGCACGTATCGACCGATGAAGTCTACGGCTCGCTAGGCAAGGACGCCCCGGCCTTCCGCGAAACCAGCCGCTACGAGCCGAACAGCCCGTACTCGGCCAGCAAGGCGGCCGGCGATCATCTGGTGCGCGCCTGGCGCCACACCTATGGTTTGCCGGTGCTGACCACGAACTGCTCGAACAATTACGGCCCCTATCACTTCCCGGAAAAACTGATCCCGCTGTGCATCCACAATGCGCTGGCCGGCAAGCCGCTGCCGATCTATGGCGACGGCCAGCAGCGGCGCGACTGGCTGTACGTGAAGGATCACTGTGCGGCGATCCGCCGCGTGCTCGAGGCAGGGCAGGTCGGCGAGGTGTACAACGTGGGAGGCTGGAACGAAAAGGCCAACCTCGAGGTCGTCACAACGCTCTGCGATATTCTCGATGAGCTAAAGCCGCGCCCCGATGCCCGGTCCTACCGCGAGCAGATTGCCTTCGTTGCCGACCGCCCGGGGCACGACCGCCGCTACGCGATCGACGCCGGCAAGCTGGAGCGCGAGCTGGGCTGGAAGCCGGCCGAGACCTTCGAGACCGGCATCCGCAAGACGGTGCGCTGGTATCTCGACAACCAGGACTGGGTGAACAAGGTGACCAGCGGCGCCTATCGCGACTGGGTCGGCAGGCAGTATGGGACGCAAGGCGGGGATACATGA
- a CDS encoding fumarylacetoacetate hydrolase family protein translates to MKLATLNDGSRDGQLAVVSRDLKTAHIADGIAPTLQAALDDWTFIAPQLAELYEQLNAGRARRPFDFDPARCMAPLPRAYQWADGSAYINHVELVRKARGAEMPASFREEPLMYQGGSDDFLGPMDDIVLAHEEWGIDFEAEVAVVTGDVGMGATPDEAHQQIRLLMLANDVSLRNLIPPELAKGFGFFQSKPATAFSPVAVTPDELGDAWKGGKLHLPLRSTWNGRLVGQPEAGVDMVFNFPQLIAHLCKTRNARAGSIVGSGTVSNKDASKGYSCIAEQRCLETIEFGQPVTQFMRFGDTIRIEMLDEKGKSIFGAIEQKVARLEK, encoded by the coding sequence ATGAAACTTGCCACCCTCAACGACGGATCGCGCGACGGCCAGCTGGCCGTCGTCTCGCGTGACCTGAAAACCGCCCACATCGCCGATGGCATCGCGCCCACGCTGCAGGCCGCGCTGGACGACTGGACCTTCATCGCGCCCCAGCTCGCGGAACTCTACGAACAGCTGAATGCCGGCCGTGCGCGCCGTCCCTTCGACTTCGACCCGGCGCGCTGCATGGCGCCGCTGCCGCGCGCCTACCAGTGGGCGGACGGCTCGGCCTACATCAACCACGTCGAACTGGTGCGCAAGGCGCGCGGCGCCGAGATGCCGGCCTCGTTCCGGGAGGAGCCGCTGATGTACCAGGGCGGCAGCGACGACTTCCTCGGCCCGATGGACGACATCGTGCTGGCGCATGAAGAGTGGGGCATCGACTTCGAAGCCGAGGTGGCCGTGGTCACGGGCGACGTCGGGATGGGCGCGACGCCCGACGAAGCGCACCAGCAGATCCGCCTGCTGATGCTGGCCAACGACGTCTCGCTGCGCAACCTGATCCCGCCCGAGCTGGCCAAGGGTTTCGGCTTCTTCCAGTCGAAACCCGCGACCGCCTTCTCGCCGGTCGCGGTGACGCCCGACGAACTCGGCGATGCGTGGAAGGGCGGCAAACTCCACCTGCCATTGCGCTCGACCTGGAACGGCCGCCTGGTCGGCCAGCCCGAGGCCGGCGTCGACATGGTCTTCAACTTCCCGCAGCTGATCGCGCACCTGTGCAAGACCCGCAACGCGCGCGCCGGCAGCATCGTCGGCTCGGGCACGGTGTCGAACAAGGACGCATCGAAGGGCTACTCCTGCATCGCCGAACAGCGCTGCCTGGAGACGATCGAATTCGGCCAGCCGGTCACCCAGTTCATGCGCTTCGGCGACACGATCCGCATCGAGATGCTGGACGAGAAGGGCAAGTCGATCTTCGGGGCGATCGAGCAGAAGGTGGCGCGCCTGGAAAAATAG